In Cicer arietinum cultivar CDC Frontier isolate Library 1 chromosome 7, Cicar.CDCFrontier_v2.0, whole genome shotgun sequence, the genomic window AGTCCTTTAAGTTTTGAAGCATAAACTAAGtaattaatgaaagaagaaaactCACCGTTGAAGAAGAAGACCACGACAGCAGGAAGACGAACCCTGTttgcagaaaaaaaaatgtaaaaaaggAGGAAACTAAGAATGGGAAAGAAGAAATATGAAAGAGGAGAGAGAATACGAAAATGATCATTACCACGGAATGTGAAAGTTTGGTCAGATGAATGATCTCATAGTAGAGAACGCCAAAATAGTTACCATTTTTCTGATTCATGAACGTTGCGACCGGAAGAAGCTTGGAAAGGTAGTGGATGGTGGTAGATTGAAGAATGAATGGAAAAGATAATAGGCCTTggagaagagaagagaaaattTGAATGCAGGTGTCTCTgttttgattttcaaaataaagtaGTTGACAGCTATTTTTGCTATATCTTGAGATTTGGGCACATGCATTCATTCtccacaaataaatattaatatttaatttaatgattatACAAGCAAATCTCGCGACAACAAAAACACTTTCTCCATCCCACACCCCTTTCTCTGTAGATCCCAGGCCTTCCTTTTCCatctcaaacaaaaaaaaaaaaaatacaaaatgtgtGCCCAAA contains:
- the LOC101494448 gene encoding uncharacterized protein, whose product is MEKEGLGSTEKGVWDGESVFVVARFACIIIKLNINIYLWRMNACAQISRYSKNSCQLLYFENQNRDTCIQIFSSLLQGLLSFPFILQSTTIHYLSKLLPVATFMNQKNGNYFGVLYYEIIHLTKLSHSVGSSSCCRGLLLQRSLLKEWNNLIVLLSNYQSKRRMKCKRKDALRKVDFLPRVLCCPFTKYKTVPTKVP